From the genome of Penaeus chinensis breed Huanghai No. 1 chromosome 8, ASM1920278v2, whole genome shotgun sequence, one region includes:
- the LOC125027796 gene encoding neurotrophin 1-like, whose amino-acid sequence MLIFSFQLVVLVCAGVVLGSVHPPAYGRHPQPAYGHHAPAYGHHAPAYGHKHTYEHGYCDPTVAPACADNSTLSYCLEDTEYPEYEIKAAITADHLFAKKYADVADQSAEDLVDMLTKDQEEAFDYSYYTGASTGDSPYDATHWAGPEGYICPSEVVYAMPKRAQNVDGKWRVIVNDVHYYSQTARLETCLFPEAACRALAPCYQSHCTQKSVYHRLLSYDPCNPYKGLFIDIYKMPSACSCHLPA is encoded by the coding sequence aTGTTAATCTTTTCTTTCCAGTTGGTCGTTCTGGTATGCGCCGGAGTCGTTCTAGGCTCCGTCCATCCTCCAGCATATGGCCGTCACCCACAGCCAGCTTACGGTCATCATGCGCCTGCTTACGGTCATCATGCACCTGCTTACGGCCACAAGCATACCTATGAGCACGGTTACTGCGACCCAACTGTTGCCCCCGCATGCGCTGATAACTCCACTCTCTCCTACTGTTTGGAAGACACTGAGTATCCTGAGTACGAGATCAAGGCTGCCATCACTGCCGATCACCTGTTCGCCAAGAAGTACGCTGATGTGGCCGACCAGTCTGCTGAAGACCTGGTAGACATGCTTACCAAGGATCAGGAGGAGGCCTTCGACTACTCTTACTACACTGGAGCCTCCACTGGGGACTCTCCCTACGATGCCACTCACTGGGCTGGTCCTGAGGGTTACATCTGTCCCTCCGAAGtggtatatgccatgcccaaacGTGCTCAGAATGTGGACGGCAAGTGGCGCGTCATTGTGAACGACGTTCACTATTACAGCCAAACTGCCCGCTTGGAGACTTGTCTGTTCCCAGAGGCTGCTTGTCGCGCCCTTGCTCCTTGCTACCAGAGCCACTGTACACAGAAGTCAGTGTATCACCGACTTCTTTCCTACGACCCATGTAACCCCTACAAGGGCCTCTTCATCGACATCTACAAGATGCCATCTGCCTGCTCCTGCCATCTTCCCGCCTAA
- the LOC125027798 gene encoding protein spaetzle 3-like has product MLIFSFQLVVLVCAGVVLGSVHPPAYGHHPQPANGHHAPAYGHRAPAYGHQHTYEHGYCDPTVAPACAANSTLSYCLEDTEYPEYEIKAAITADHLFAKKYADVADQSADDLVDMLTKDQEEAFDYSYYTGASTGDSPYDATHWAGPEGYICPSEVVYGMPKRAQNVDGKWRVIVNDVHYYSQTARLETCLFPEAACRALAPCYQSHCTQKSVYHRLLSYDPCDPYKGLFIDIYKMPSACSCHLPA; this is encoded by the coding sequence atgttaatcTTTTCTTTCCAGTTGGTCGTTCTGGTATGCGCCGGAGTCGTTCTAGGCTCCGTCCATCCTCCAGCATATGGCCATCACCCACAGCCAGCTAATGGTCATCATGCGCCTGCTTACGGTCATCGTGCACCTGCTTACGGCCACCAGCATACCTATGAGCACGGTTACTGCGACCCAACTGTTGCCCCCGCATGCGCTGCCAACTCTACTCTCTCCTACTGCTTGGAAGACACTGAGTATCCCGAGTACGAGATCAAGGCTGCCATCACTGCCGATCACCTGTTCGCCAAGAAATACGCTGACGTGGCCGACCAGTCTGCTGATGACCTGGTAGACATGCTTACCAAGGATCAGGAGGAGGCCTTCGACTACTCTTACTACACTGGAGCCTCCACTGGGGACTCTCCCTACGATGCCACTCACTGGGCTGGTCCAGAGGGTTATATCTGTCCCTCCGAAGTGGTGTATGGCATGCCCAAACGTGCTCAGAATGTGGACGGCAAGTGGCGCGTCATTGTGAACGACGTTCATTATTACAGCCAAACTGCCCGCCTCGAAACTTGTCTGTTCCCAGAGGCTGCTTGCCGCGCACTTGCTCCTTGCTACCAGAGCCACTGCACCCAGAAATCAGTGTACCACCGACTTCTCTCCTACGACCCATGTGACCCCTACAAGGGTCTCTTCATCGACATTTACAAGATGCCATCTGCCTGCTCCTGCCACCTTCCCGCCTAA
- the LOC125027799 gene encoding protein spaetzle-like: protein MNAELLSPFGDAIGVYGVWVRGGNVPYIKEVLHHGRYSSNAPRAEGAGMALQYLVYQHAHILPYFVLQVSLSLAVAVVADQSSHVSISLGGAPAVSHHSSSHHARPSYHHQPTYHTQPSYHPQPSYHPAPAYHPQPSYEHEHEPAVPECAANTTKAWCLQDDHYPTYEIKHAAEYHYEKLLSLYADVADLNTELSVERPNTLDEETYLCPSETAYVRPLRAQNTEGKWRVIVNNIDVHYQTLTQTTRIEECLTSADACPLVPECYESKCLQKSIYHRFLVYDAYDQYFPFAIETFKLPASCACLLGAYTIDHY, encoded by the exons ATGAACGCTGAATTACTTTCACCTTTCGGAGACGCTATAGGGGTGTATGGGGTGTGGGTTAGGGGAGGTAATGTTCCCTACATAAAGGAGGTCCTTCATCATGGTCGCTACAGTTCGAACGCGCCGAGAGCTGAGGGTGCAGGCATGGCTTTACAATACTTG GTTTATCAACATGCACACATTTTACCATATTTTGTGTTGCAGGTTTCGCTGTCTTTGGCGGTCGCAGTTGTGGCCGATCAGAGCTCACACGTCAGCATCAGTCTCGGCGGTGCTCCTGCTGTCAGCCATCACAGCTCCTCTCACCACGCACGCCCTTCATACCACCATCAACCTACCTACCACACGCAGCCCTCATACCATCCACAACCTTCCTACCACCCTGCTCCAGCTTATCACCCACAACCTTCCTATGAGCATGAACACGAGCCTGCTGTGCCAGAATGTGCTGCCAATACAACCAAAGCATGGTGCCTCCAAGACGACCATTATCCTACCTACGAGATCAAACATGCAGCCGAGTATCACTACGAGAAGCTCCTTTCCCTCTATGCTGACGTAGCCGACCTCAACACCGAACTGTCTGTGGAACGACCAAATACCTTGGATGAGGAAACTTACTTGTGCCCATCAGAGACCGCTTACGTCAGGCCCCTTCGTGCACAGAACACCGAGGGGAAATGGCGTGTCATTGTAAACAATATCGATGTCCATTATCAGACTCTTACTCAGACAACACGCATCGAAGAGTGTCTCACTTCCGCCGATGCATGTCCTCTGGTGCCTGAGTGCTACGAGTCCAAGTGTCTGCAGAAGTCCATCTACCACCGCTTCCTTGTCTACGACGCCTATGATCAGTACTTCCCCTTCGCCATCGAGACATTCAAGCTTCCCGCTAGCTGTGCTTGTCTGTTGGGTGCCTACACCATCGATCATTATTAG
- the LOC125028324 gene encoding neurotrophin 1-like: MLQVSLSLAVAVVADQSSHVSISLGGAPAVSHHSSSHHARPSYHHQPTYHTQPSYHPQPSYHPAPTYHPQPSYEHGHEPAVPECAANTTKSWCLEDDHYPTYEIKHAAEYHYEKLLSLYADVADLNTELSVDRPNTLDEETYLCPSETAYVRPLRAQNTEGKWRVVVNNIDVHYQTLTQTTRIEECLTSADACPLVPECYESKCLQKSIYHRFLVYNPYDQYFPFAIETFKLPASCACLLGAYTIDH; encoded by the coding sequence atgttgcAGGTTTCGCTGTCTTTGGCGGTCGCAGTTGTGGCCGATCAGAGCTCACACGTCAGCATCAGTCTCGGCGGTGCTCCTGCTGTCAGCCATCACAGTTCCTCTCACCACGCACGCCCTTCCTACCACCATCAACCTACCTACCATACTCAGCCCTCATACCATCCACAACCTTCCTACCACCCTGCTCCCACTTATCACCCACAACCCTCCTATGAACATGGACACGAGCCTGCTGTGCCTGAATGTGCTGCCAACACAACCAAATCATGGTGCCTCGAAGACGATCATTATCCTACCTACGAGATCAAACATGCAGCCGAGTATCACTACGAGAAGCTCCTTTCCCTTTATGCTGACGTAGCCGACCTCAACACCGAACTGTCTGTGGACCGACCAAACACCCTGGATGAAGAAACTTACTTGTGTCCATCAGAGACCGCTTACGTCAGGCCCCTTCGTGCACAGAACACCGAGGGAAAATGGCGTGTCGTTGTAAACAACATCGATGTCCATTATCAGACTCTCACTCAGACAACACGCATCGAAGAGTGTCTTACTTCCGCCGATGCATGTCCTCTGGTGCCTGAGTGCTACGAGTCCAAGTGTCTGCAGAAGTCCATCTACCACCGCTTCCTTGTCTACAACCCCTATGATCAGTACTTCCCCTTCGCCATCGAGACATTCAAGCTTCCCGCCAGCTGTGCTTGTCTGTTGGGTGCCTACACCATCGATCATTAG
- the LOC125027802 gene encoding uncharacterized protein LOC125027802: MRSSLYYLKNLVLPKCYLFIFIVISIFAFQAVVLACAGIVLGSVHPPAYGHHPQPAYGHHAPAYGHHAPAYGHQHAYEHGYCDPSVAPACAANSTLSYCLEDTEYPEYEIKAAITADHLFAKKYADVADQSADDLVDMITKDQEEAFDYSYYTGASTGDSPYDATHWAGPEGYICPSEVVYAMPKRAQNVDGKWRVIVNDVHYYSQTARLETCLFPEAACRALAPCYQSHCTQKSVYHRLLSYDPCDPYKGLFIDIYKMPSACSCHLPA; the protein is encoded by the coding sequence ATGCGGTCTTCTCTGTACTATTTGAAGAATTTGGTCCTTCCGaaatgttatttattcattttcattgttatttcaatCTTTGCTTTCCAGGCGGTCGTTCTGGCATGCGCCGGAATCGTTCTGGGCTCCGTCCATCCACCAGCATATGGCCATCACCCACAGCCCGCTTATGGTCATCATGCACCTGCTTACGGTCATCATGCGCCTGCTTACGGCCACCAGCATGCCTATGAGCACGGCTATTGCGACCCAAGTGTTGCCCCCGCATGCGCTGCCAACTCTACTCTCTCCTACTGCCTGGAAGACACTGAGTATCCCGAGTACGAGATCAAGGCTGCCATCACTGCCGATCACCTCTTCGCCAAGAAGTACGCTGATGTCGCCGACCAGTCTGCTGATGACTTGGTAGACATGATTACCAAGGACCAGGAGGAGGCCTTCGACTACTCTTACTACACTGGAGCCTCCACTGGGGACTCTCCCTACGACGCCACACACTGGGCTGGTCCTGAGGGTTACATCTGTCCCTCTGAAgtggtgtatgccatgcccaagCGTGCCCAGAATGTGGACGGCAAGTGGCGCGTCATTGTGAACGACGTTCACTACTATAGCCAGACAGCCCGCTTGGAGACTTGTCTGTTCCCAGAGGCTGCTTGCCGCGCCCTTGCTCCTTGCTACCAGAGCCACTGCACCCAGAAGTCAGTGTACCACCGACTCCTCTCCTACGATCCATGTGACCCCTACAAGGGCCTCTTTATCGACATCTACAAGATGCCATCTGCCTGCTCCTGCCATCTTCCCGCCTAA
- the LOC125027803 gene encoding neurotrophin 1-like: MLSKDQEEAFDYSYYTGASTGDSPYDAAHWSGPEGYICPSEVVYAMPKRAQNVDGKWRVIVNEVHYYSQTVRLETCLFPEAACRALAPCYQSHCTQKSVYHRLLSYDPCDPYKGLFIDIYKMPSACSCHLPA; this comes from the coding sequence ATGCTTTCCAAAGACCAGGAGGAGGCCTTCGACTACTCTTACTACACTGGGGCTTCCACTGGGGACTCTCCCTACGATGCCGCCCACTGGTCTGGTCCTGAGGGTTACATCTGTCCCTCTGAAGtggtatatgccatgcccaaacGCGCTCAGAATGTGGACGGCAAGTGGCGCGTCATTGTGAACGAAGTTCACTATTACAGCCAGACTGTCCGCTTGGAGACTTGTCTGTTCCCAGAGGCTGCTTGCCGCGCCCTTGCTCCTTGCTACCAGAGCCACTGTACCCAGAAGTCAGTGTACCACCGACTTCTTTCCTACGACCCATGTGACCCATACAAGGGCCTCTTCATCGACATCTACAAGATGCCATCTGCCTGCTCCTGCCACCTTCCCGCCTAA
- the LOC125028332 gene encoding neurotrophin 1-like — MLQVSLSLAVVVVADQTSHVSISLGGAPAVSHHTSSHHARTSYHHQPAYHTQSAYHPQPSYHPAPAYHPQPSYEHEHEPAVPECAANTTKAWCLQDDHYPTYEIKHAAEYHYKKLLSLYADVADLNTEQSVDRPNSLDEETYLCPSETAYVRPLRAQNTEGKWRVVVNNIDAHYQTLTQTTRIEECLTSADACPLVPDCYESKCLQKSIYHRFLVYDAYDQYFPFAIETFKLPASCACLLSAYTIDH; from the coding sequence ATGTTGCAGGTTTCGTTGTCTTTGGCGGTCGTAGTTGTGGCCGACCAGACCTCACACGTCAGCATCAGTCTCGGCGGTGCTCCTGCTGTCAGCCATCACACTTCCTCTCACCACGCACGCACTTCGTACCACCATCAACCTGCCTACCACACACAGTCCGCTTACCATCCTCAACCTTCCTACCACCCTGCTCCCGCTTATCACCCACAGCCTTCATATGAGCATGAACATGAGCCTGCTGTGCCAGAATGTGCTGCCAATACAACCAAAGCATGGTGTCTCCAAGATGACCATTATCCCACCTACGAGATCAAACACGCAGCCGAGTATCACTACAAGaagcttctctccctctatgctgACGTAGCCGACCTCAACACCGAACAGTCTGTGGACCGACCAAACAGCCTGGATGAGGAAACTTACTTGTGCCCATCAGAGACCGCTTACGTCAGGCCCCTTCGTGCACAAAACACCGAGGGAAAATGGCGTGTCGTTGTAAACAATATCGATGCCCATTATCAGACTCTCACTCAGACTACACGCATCGAAGAGTGTCTGACTTCCGCCGACGCATGTCCTCTGGTGCCTGACTGCTACGAGTCCAAGTGTCTGCAGAAGTCCATCTACCACCGTTTCCTTGTCTACGACGCCTATGATCAGTACTTCCCCTTCGCCATCGAGACATTCAAGCTTCCCGCCAGCTGTGCTTGTCTGTTGAGTGCCTATACCATCGATCATTAA
- the LOC125027804 gene encoding protein spaetzle 3-like, whose product MLIFAFQSVVLACAGVVLGSVHPPAYGHHPQPAYGHHASAYGHHAPAYGHQHAYEHGYCDPTVAPACANSSTLSYCLEDTEYPEYEIKAAITADHLFAKKYADVADQSADDLVDMLTKDQEDAFDYSYYTGASTGDSPYDATHWAGPEGYICPSEVVYAMPKRAQNVEGKWRVIVNDVHYYSQTARLETCLFPEAACRALAPCYQSHCTQKSVYHRLLSYDPCDPYKGLFVDIYKMPSACSCHLTA is encoded by the coding sequence atgttaatcTTTGCTTTCCAGTCTGTCGTTCTGGCATGTGCCGGAGTCGTTCTGGGCTCCGTTCATCCACCAGCATATGGCCATCACCCACAGCCCGCTTATGGTCATCATGCATCTGCTTACGGTCATCATGCGCCTGCTTATGGCCACCAGCATGCCTATGAGCACGGCTATTGCGACCCAACTGTTGCCCCCGCATGCGCTAACAGCTCTACTCTATCCTACTGCTTAGAAGACACTGAGTATCCCGAGTACGAGATCAAGGCTGCCATCACTGCCGATCACCTGTTTGCCAAGAAGTACGCTGATGTCGCCGACCAGTCTGCTGATGACTTGGTAGACATGCTTACCAAGGACCAAGAGGATGCCTTCGACTACTCTTATTACACTGGGGCCTCCACTGGGGACTCTCCCTACGATGCCACCCACTGGGCTGGTCCTGAGGGTTACATCTGTCCCTCCGAAGtggtatatgccatgcccaaacGTGCCCAGAACGTGGAAGGCAAGTGGCGCGTCATTGTCAACGACGTTCACTACTACAGCCAGACTGCACGCCTCGAAACTTGTCTGTTCCCAGAGGCTGCTTGCCGCGCCCTTGCTCCTTGCTACCAGAGCCACTGCACCCAAAAGTCAGTGTACCACCGACTCCTCTCCTACGATCCATGTGATCCCTACAAGGGCCTCTTCGTCGACATCTACAAGATGCCGTCTGCCTGCTCCTGTCACCTTACTGCTTAA